The following DNA comes from Phoenix dactylifera cultivar Barhee BC4 unplaced genomic scaffold, palm_55x_up_171113_PBpolish2nd_filt_p 001738F, whole genome shotgun sequence.
agctcggggcgcgCCACCGAGCATATCTCGGAATCTGGAAAGCCGAGCTACTCCCAGCACCCGCCAAGCCGACCTCGTTAAACGTGTGATGCGATTATTTAATGAGCTTAGCCTCGCCAACGACCGCACCCATGTGCGGGCCTACGCCCACCTACGTGGCCGTACTTCATCACACTACCGTGTCATATCTCCATAACCGGCCAACAGCAGTCAGACTCTtgactactccggccataccCTGCCGTGACTGTCAACATTCTACTGTTCTCAAGAATAGGCTGTACCGCACGTTACCAGCCAATATGAGCTACGCGCCATCCGGCTCAGAGCTACGCCCCCTCATGATGAGGGCTGACAGTACCTCTGCCATCTGGGCCACTCCACCGAGGTTATAAAAAACTCGGTCAGGTAACTTCTAAGGGACTTTTGGTTGGACCAACTTtaccccactctaacttgatcgttggAGGGCCCTCATcggaaacaccggtgaggctttgtgcaggtccgcaGCTGCcgcgcaggaggtggctcccgtcttctccttccaaccaccggcggctccctcgactccaccggcgtggtcaccctcgggccaaatttgaaccacaacacctCTCATGATGAGAACGGGCCATACCTTCGCCACCTGGACACCTCTACAAGGACTATAAATAGCTCCGTAAGGTAACGCAAGGGGGGACTTTTTGGAAATCCATCCTAaatccactctaacttgatcgtcggagggccctcaccggaactactgatgaggctttgtgcagacaTCCCGTCGCGCGGTAGGTGGCTCGTCTTCTTCCTCGACATTCCGGCAGCTTCCTTGACTCCTCCaaacgtggtcaccctcgggccaaattttaACCACAACATATACATATAGGTATAAGCATATAATTTGATCGGATTTTCAAATATAAGGTCTATATAAATCCAAACCTGATTCAATAAATCTTGGGATTTAATTTTAGAAGCCAAAACCAAGGTACTAGCTTGTTGGGTTTATTTGTTACAACGGAATTCTATAATTTGGATCCGTTTTGGGTCGATTAGTGGGTTATCGGGCTCCTAGTACCCGTTGCCGCCTGGCTGATACCCGGGACCCTCTTCGAGCTCTGGATAACATCTCGCACCCCCACTCCCGCCCTCCTCTCTCTGTGGCTTGGAACGCGCAACCAACCGTCTCAAATGGCAACTCTCGGCTTCAATTCCCCTGGAATCCGAAACCCCGTAGCGCCCATCATCTCCCGCGCGCTCGTCTCCCTCTCCAAGACCCTCTCCATCCCGCCCTCCACGTTCCCTTCCTCCAAGGCCAGAGCGTACCGGCACCGGCATCGGCGTCGGCCCCTCAATCCTCGCCCCAACTCCATCTCCGAGAGCTCCGTCTCGCCGCCGGCTTCttcgaaggaggaggaagaagaatctggcttggaagaggaggaggaggtggatcCGCGTGTGGAGGTGCGGTACCTGGACCCGGGGATGGAGGCCGGGAGCATCGGGGAGTGGCAACTGGACTTTTGCTCCCGGCCCATCCTGGACGAGCGGGGAAAGAAGGTGTGGGAGCTGGTGGTGTGCGACGGCACCCTCTCCCTGCAGTACACCCGCTTCTTCCCCAACAACGTCATCAACAGCGTCACCCTTAGGGACGCCATCGCCTCCATCAGCGCCTCGCTCGGCGTCCCCTTGCCCCAGAAGATCCGCTTCTTCAGGTCGCTCCTGTCGCCAGCTTCTTCTCGCCCCCAATTTCTCACTCCCACCCCTTTTCATAACCTTCCGGTCCTTCTTGCTTTGCTTCTCTGGGAAAATATCATATTCTCTCGAAGATAAAGAATCATCCGCATGCTACTATTAACCGGGACTTTTTGGGCTGTTCTTAGGTCGCAGATGCAGACGATTATTACGAAAGCCTGTAATGAGCTGGGCATAAAAGCAGTTCCTAGTAAACGGGTGCGCAAcctccctccttccttccaGCTCGCTTGTGTTTATCTCCTTCTTGTTTTTAGTAATAATTATCATTTGTGATGGGGCCATATCTTTCTGCACAATGATTAGCGAAGTAACTATTCATATTCAGGAAGAGGCACCACTTTGCATATTACTTCCCCATGACAAGGATGCTTGCTGGGGCTattttgctaaattagaatTGCGGTTGAGCTTTAGAGGACGAGGCTCCAATAATCCATAGTTTAATACAATTTTAATGGAAGATGTGAGGTGCAATTTTTGATGGGAATATTGAGGCCCTTATCAAATTTGATGGCCAAGACTGCTTACAGCCTTAAGATGATCATTTCTGCCACTGGGGTTCTACCTGTAGAAAAATGGATACATACATGAAGATGGATATATTACAGCAAAAGAAAAGTGATGTAACATGAGGTGCCTTTTGGAGTTCAGCGATGTTTCAATGCTTCGAAACTCATTAGAATGTTGGGGACAGAGAGCCCAAGCACCTCTAGACACAGTACAGATGAGAATATCATGATGGAAATTCAATATGGCTAGGAAATTGAAGGTTATAGTGAGGATACCTGTCAAACAATTGAGAGAAAATTGCTAAACAAATGAAGATGGTTTGTTCATCACCTTTTACGGATCACTTCGGATCACTATCCTCTTTGATCAGCATCGTCTCTAGCTCCGGCTATCATAGTCTCTTTCGGTTTGAGAAGGTGTGGCTATTGTACCCCAGTCCTGAAATATCGTCCGGAGGCCTGGGGGACTCCGATGCGAGGAGATGCCGTGCAGAGGGTTACTCGCAAGTTGGAGTTCACCAAATGAAGGCTACGAAGATGGAACTGAGAGGTGTTGGGCGACATCTTCAGATGCTTGGATAAGGTGAAAGTTTCCATTGCTAACATTCGGAGGAGGAAGGATAGTAGCGGCGAGCTATCAGAGGCCGATATGATCTTCGTCAGAAGCTGGCTACGCATCACTCTCTTCTGCACAGTAGATTTTTTGGAGGCAGAAGACTAGAGCCCAGTAAATCAAGAAAGAGGATATAATCTGGTCCTTGAGGAATGGGATTGGGCAAATAGTGGAGGAGATCGGGGTAAGGTAGATTTTGTTTTACTTCTCAGTTTCAGGTGGACAGAGGATAGCAACCCAAGGGTGGTCACTCACTTTCCGTCGCCGGACGTCGGAGTTGGGAGGGTAGAGAATGCGGGACTCATTCGGCCGGTGAGGTATGGGAGGCACTTTGGGACTTTGGATATCATGAATAGACTTCCAAACAGGCCAGCTTGTGATAGCCTCCACTTTGCTTGGATCCATCTTGATTCCATCACTTGAGACCACAAAGCCTAAGAAGATGAGGCTAGTAGTTCAAAAGTAACACTTCTTTAAGTTCGTATACATCTTTTGCTTCCGAAACTTCTCAAAAACTTAACAAAGATGCGTCAAGTGTTGATCAATGTACTTGTTGTACactaaaatatcatcaaagtaAACCATAACAAACATACCAATAAAAGGTTTAAATACATGATTCATAAGGTGCATAAAAGTGCTCGGGGCATTCGACAATCCGAATGGCATAACCATCCACTCATACAATCCATCCCTTGTCTTGAATGCAGTTTTCCACTCGTCTTCCAGCCTCATTCAGATCTAATGATAACCGCTCCTAAGGTCAATCTTCGAAAATATAAAAGCACCATATAATTGATCAAATAGGTCATCAAGACATGAAATTGGAAACCGGTACGTGATTGTGATCTTGTTCATTGCTCTACTATCAACGCACATACACCAAGAACCATTCTTTTTAGGCACAAGAAGAGCTGGAACTACACATGAACTCATGCTTTCTCTCACTAACACCTTAGCAATCAACTCGTCTACTTGCCTTTGTAACTCTTCTTGCTCCTTAGGATTCATCCTATATACTGCCTTGTTTGGGAGACTAGCACCGGACATGAAGTTAATGCAATGTTGTATGTCTCTCATAGGTGGTAGTCTAGGTAAAATTTCATCAGGAACAATGTCAGAAAATTCACAGAGCAAAGTATGCATGATAGGAGGCAACTTACGCTTCTCCTCATTCTCCTCTAGAACAAGGGCATAGGTTCTACGAGATTCCACTATGACCTTTTCAACTTTAGTTTTGGATAAAAGATTATTTTCCTCTTCTTTAGAAGGCTTGGGACTGCTCTCTATCTTAATAGGCCCTAACACAATCTTCACCCCATTCTTTACAAAGGAATACGTATTTTTGAATCCATCATGTATCACTTTTCTATCATATTGCTATGGACGATCAAGTAATAAGTGATAAGCATCCATAGGTATAACATCATAAAGCAACTCATCGAAATATTTCTTGCCAATAGAAAATTGAACAAGGCAACACTTGTGAACCTTTACCTCATTACCCTTGCGAAGCCAAAAAAACTTATATGGTTGAGGATGATCTTTTGTTTTGAGCTTCAAATATTCCACCATTGTTGCTGTCACGACATTCTCACAGCTCCCTCCATCAATGATCACATCACAAACTTTGCTATGAGAAGTGCATCGTGTATGGAAGATGTTGTTGCGAAGCCACTCGTCATCTTCTACATGTGCTGCGCTCAAGCATCTACAAACGACCAGAGATCATCCTTGATCGGCATAAAccactttctcttcttttaccTCATTATCATATATTGGTTCACCCAAATTTTCGGCTTCACCTTCATCTTCCTCCATAAGAGAAATAATTTTACAGTTAGGACAATCAGATGCAATATGGCTTATACCTTGGCATTTGAAGCATCGACGATCGGTAGGAGGTAGGAAACGACTAGAACCAAATGTTAGATTTTCTGCTTTAGAAGAAATTTTTGACAAGGACGCCTTGGTGGAATTAGCCTTGGAAGGTCCAGCACTCTTCCGATTAAAAGGAGTGTCACGACTTGTAGAGTGAAAAACTCTCCTACGATGCTCCTTCAATTGCTTCTCAAACTTAGCTGTAAGCTTGCACACATCGTTACAAGTCTAATAAGGTTGCAGTTGTACCACATCACAAATTTCACCACATAACTTGCCAAGATAACGGGCTATGGTTTGCTCCTTGGGCTCCTCAACATCACACTGCAATATGGGATACTCAAACTCAGCAGTATAATCTTCCATAGATAATTCTTTTTGCTTAAAATTGTAAAATTCGAGAAAAGCATCTTGCTAGTAATTATCTAGAAGAAATATCTGTCTCAGTACTTTTGTCATCTTTTTCTATGTCACAATTCGTCTTTTTTCTTCATGTgccctttgcttcttaagatGCTCCCACCATATAGAGGCGTGTTTTTTCAACCTGATGGCTACAATTTTCACCTTGCAATCTTCTGATACATCTTTGTATTCAAAGACATGCTCTACCGTATGTAACCAATCAATGAACTCATCAGGATGCGCCCTTCCTTCGAAATCAGGAATATCAAATTTGATGTCGAACTCTCGTTGGAAACTCGCGACTCCTTCGGAAATgattcaatgttaggctatgATCACGATGAAAAGGATTGATCTCTTCTTCCTTATCATGTGAATCTTCTTTctctgattcatgatttgggatATTATGTCTCAAAGTTCGAAGATGCGCCAAATTTTGTTGAAGCCGCTGCACTTCTCTCCGCAATTCTTCATTCGCAGCATCACGAAGATCTCGCTCGCAGTTTGGTCCTTCAACTTCTTGCCCTCTTTAACCACGACCTTGAGTAGCCATGACAATCTGGGacactctgataccaaatttgATGCcggaaaaataaaggaaaaagacAACAACGAACACTCCAACACCAACCAGAAATTTGAGAATAGTGATAAACCCAAAATCTCCAATAACAAGAACAATGGATAGATAAAAACTCATCACTCAAAAGAATCCACTCAAAAAATACAGAGTTtgatagaaaaagaaaactcaCCACCCAAAAAAATCCACCCAAAGGATACAGAGTTCTAGTGATCACCACTAACAAACAATTTTCCTGAGATATAGAGCAAGAACACGCTGACCACCGAAAAAAAAGCCTAGAGATACAGAacatctaaaagaagaaaaaataagccAATGGCTTAATTCCTTAATTCACTCAAACTCGAATTAAATTCTCTCTCTAAAACAAAATATAGGGCATACCTTTATATAGACACGTTTGGAATACTTTTAAAGCAATTACAACTAATCCTAAACTTAGGAAGAAAGACAAAATGCCATAAATAGGCGTTCCCTAAGTAGGAGtcgtaaaaaaaagaaaaacaccatATATTGGCATTCACAAGAGTCCTAAACGTGAGAAAAAAAAGACCATATTTAGGCGTTCCAAAATTTGCTTTTGTTTAGGCATAAACCATAAATAAATTGCCatagaaaaaattctttttggCTCCCTCGGTTGAAAAGGACTCTCCTTAAACACCTGTGTCACCGGGTTTGGTGCCAAACTCTGTGATTTTTTACCAACATTCACAGCATAGTCATTGTCAAATGAATTTTGGGTTAAGGAATAAGttccaacttttctttcttgagcTGGAGTGGGGTCATCGAGAAATGAAAAAAGTGCTTCAGGAGAGTAGGCCAAATAGCAAGCGGAGGGGAAGAATTCATGAATCTTGCCGCTTTAAAACATTGAAAAGGCTGCTCCAACTCATTCCCATAGAACGTGATACGGGGTACCTTATTGCTTAGTCTGGCTTTCTTTATGGAAGCTTTAAGACGGCTGGAAGAGcggataaaaatgaaaaaaaaaagaaagcccgGGTCTCCCTCCCATAtatttcatccaacatatttttgccCTGGTGGGTCTCTCTCTCATTTAATAAATGTCTGGAACCTTGGGTTACTAATTGGTGGAATACCGGGAAATCCGAAACTTTTTTGAATGATATTCAAGAGAAAAATGTTCTAGAAAGATTCATAGAATTGGAAGAACTATGCCTAATCTTATATAATTAAaggaaaagggaaaaggaagcGTCTTTCTTGTTTTGAATCACCAGTAGGAAGCTTAAGGAGTAGTAGTTGATAGCCGGTGGTAGGGTAGATAGCTACCTTTGATAAATGTTCTTCCCAAAATAGATGGTTGGGGCGGCTGTTAAAATTAGGTCCGCTTGCCTAGGACTTGATTTTGGTACCAATCAATAACGGTCAAAGTCGAATCGCGAGCCTATTAGTGAAGCAAATTCAATGAAACAACAATTGGTACCATATAGAAGCGGCCATAAACTAGAGAGTCTTGACCAATTCGAAAGATCATTCGATGTAGTTGAAATAactgaattggtttttcttaaGCTAAATATAATGTTTCATGATGGCTTTAATGCATTTAGATGCATGGTTTTGTGAGCGATGATGTCAACTTTTAGACCTTAATTCTAGTTGTTCTATTGTATTATTTTTCTGTACTGATTATCATTTTTCATTTCATAGTGCTTATCATTGTTGCTCTGGCTGGAAGAGCGGTATGAGACTGTATATACTCGTCATCCTGGTTTTCAACAAGGGTCTAAGCCACTTTTAGCATTGGATAATCCATTCCCTGTGGAACTTCCTGAAAACCTCTTTGGAGACAAGTGGGCTTTTGTCCAGTTACCTTTTTCAGGTAAACACACAAACAGCCggtaaaaataaagtttttgcACATAGCTTTCTTGAACTTCTGCAGTCAACTAGATAGTTCTCTTTTGCATCAATCTGTCATTATTCGTATGGAAATCACACATTTGCACACTTCTCTTTTTATTGATTATCCGATGTATATAATAACATGTATATTTGATGATGAAGACCATGGTTAGTTGATTTGCAACTAGAAATCATATAACTACATCTTGACAAATAGTCATATTCATACTAATGTGCACCTAAGAAGGTGCATTAGGCCTTATTTGATCTTCATCTAGGTAAACTAGTGAAATGTTGGATTTCTGACACTAATTTACATAATTTAGGGTTCTTTTCATGATATGCAATACACACTAAAATgagaaaaaatccaaataataagaTACATGTTTAAATTGAGTGTGAGCTGATTTGTGAGGATTTAGAGCAAATTGTTCTCAATTTTTAGTAGCATAAGTATATTTTCATAATTCAACTGAATTTATCCAAGATATAATTTTAGAAGTTGCAGAGAACTTTGATAAATTTGGTAATGCCATACAAGAAACCCAAGAAACCCCCTTATTCTTTTCAATTTGCAATTTCCCTCTATCTTCTCCAATGCCTTTGTACAGTCGCCTTTCCACATCCTCGGTGTTTTTGGTCTTGATTGCCAACCATCACTACTTAACCTCCCCATCTGCTGCCACCTATCTCAGTTTGCTTGCTTCCATCCTTTTTGTCCGATCACCACCTTCTACATGTCACCTCATTATCAATGTCCTAATTATTGATCTCTTGAATGCTCCTAATTTCACCATCCCCTCTTGTTTTATCACCTCCATCCTACTCACAGCATCTTCTTCAACCCCATCTCCCTGTTCTCTGCATTTCGGTCCTTCACCCACTATACTCCCCTATTACCTCTAGTCACTTCTTCCTTGTCCTTGACATCCCAATGCTTTGCCCCAACCCACCAACCCTGCAACATCCCTTGCTCCTTCCTCTTCCACCTCAAACTACCTTAACCCCATACTCAGTACCCTGATCTTCTGCAGCCTCCACTATCTCCTACCATCCCCCCCTTGGCAGTCTCATCCACTGCCTCACTCTCACTCTCCTCTACCATTTGATGCCATTAGTCCAATCATGCCACATCAAAATCAGCAGGAAGGGGGTTGGGGATAGTATGGGTGCAAGTAGTGCAACATACTATGGTTATTCTATGACTATCCTCTCGACAACAGCCTCACATTAGTCTCTATGTTTTATTGCAgtaacataggtttttggactGCAGAATAAAAAATGTTATTTAAGATATTTGGCTTCTGGCTTATGAGACCCAtctaaattcaaattcatgatcAGCAAGCACATGTCCAGCATTCCCTATTGCCCCATCGACTTCAACCACATCTCCCTGTTCTCTGCATTCAGTCCTCCACCCATTGTGCTCCAGTATTGCCTCCATTCACTTCTTCCTTGTCCTGAATGTCCGAATTCTTTGCTCCAACCCATCACCACCCTTTTCTCCCCAAATCCTGCAACAAGCCTTGCTCCTCCCTATTCCACCTTTAACTACCTTATCCCCATTTTCTGCACCCCGAGCTTCCACAGCCCCCACCATCTCCTACCATCCCCCACTCCgcaatctcctcctcctctgcccCTCTCTCACTTTCCTCCACCATTTGATGCCATTAGTCCAATCATGCCACATCAAAATCTGTGGGAAGGGGGTTGGGGATAGTTTGGAGTGCAAGGAGTGCAACATACTATGGTTATCATGTGGCTATCCTCTTGACATCAGCCTAGCATTAATTAATATATAGCAATAATATAGGGTTTTGGACTACAGAATGAAAAAGAGAATATATGTTACTTAAAATATTGGCTTCTGGCTCATGAGCAATTCAAATTCATGATCAGCAAGCATATCTCCAGCACTCCCTATGCAAATCACTGGTCATCCATGATCACCATCTTAAGATGTGGACctcatccatcttttcttttcaaatttgatgGTTTGAAAATTTCTAGGTAATAGATGATCTTGAATTTGTTTAAACCTTCTAGAATGTTTAGTGCATAATTGATCACATACTAACATTGTGGCAATGGAAAATGGGTGTTCTACAAAAGAACCATGGGTCATATACCGGCGTATTATTGCTTAAAGAATAAATAGTCCTATATCCAGAAGTTTTAATGCTGTGAAATGTTGATGCTTGGTACTGACATTCATATATGTATGTCAGCTTAGTCATTCAGAAAGCTATTCTAAAGTCCAAAATGCTGCACTTTTGTATTGCTATAGGTACACTGAATGATAGCATAATTGAAAAGAAAGCGGCTCTCTACCTCCTTGTTTGATATTTCCAAAATCTTTAAAGCAACTCAGACATCCCAAGATACCTGAAAAGAAGGGTAATTCTATGCCACCTTGAAATGTTTCCTTATGACTACTCAGACACCCCCATCATACCCATTTCTTCAATCCAAATTTTGAGTCAAACAATATAAACAGTTGCATGTTGCTTTATGGTCATATATTTTATGCTAAAATACAAACTACTAGCCACGGGGAGGGCAGTAGTTGTTTTACTGCTGTACTAACCCTTAATATGCCCTAGTACTCCCAATCCATAACTTAAAATGCCCTTATGGCTCATTTGATCTTCAGGTGGAGCTTATATCTTCTCTTCTTATCAACTGCACACACATATACGTCTAAATATCAACTGCACACACATCTACTTCCCTTCATATAAATGCCCTTACCAACTGATCTTCAGGTGAAGCTTCCATCTGCTTCCCTTCTTCCCCTTTGGCTTATTTAGACCACAGGTTTATTAAGCTGGATATCTCAATAGCTGATGATGACTGGCTCACACTGTTCAAGTTTGGTCTTAAAAGTAAATGATGATGGCAATTTGGCTTTGTCTAGTAGCATAAAGTGTACgctcaaaagatgcattaatGCATTTGTTTGCTTTGATgtagaaaataaaatactttACCATGTTTTTAAGGCAATTCAAAGGAACAGAAGGACTGAATGATGGGTCGGACACTTATCAATATTCATGAAGATCACTGAAGAATTAAAGAAGTAACTCTTTCTATGTTAGTACTAGGGGCATGTAGTTTATTAGGGTACAGGTGATCTATTGTCTTGATAGTCAATGGGAACTGCAGGTGCTTGAGGGATGTAGTGTTTTGTTTAGGTGTATAATGATATCTATGATTTTACAGTGAAAAGGGTTTGCATCTTTCCTGTGTCTTGATCCGAACATTGCAGCAGGTCATGCATTGGAAATTTGTTCCAGAACCATTGGATATCTGAGTTGTTTATGTTTCATCAGCTCATTCTTCTTGCCTTTAAtatatttgaagatgtacactgttgtttctttttctttctcaaagGAGATTGATTCAGGTAACTGATTTTCAGCTGTCCAGGAGGAGGTCTCGTCATTAGAAACAAGATATGCATTTGGCGCAAGTCTAGATTTAGACCTTTTGGGCCTTGAAATCGAGGATAAGACACTAGTCCCCGGTCTTGCTGTTGCATCTTCACGTGCTAAACCTTTGGCAGGTAGACTTCTTTCATGCCCGTATATTATGACATACGCATTCTCATGCAATCTGCTTTTGAGCACTAGTGCGAAGTTTATCAAGAAGCAGCAATAAGTAGCTGTAGTTGAACTACCCGTGGAGGGTAAGCAAATAAGGAGGGGCCATCCTTTCTTCATTagcatttgattttatttttgaaatcaaACCTACAACCAGATTTCTCATGTGTTTTTGAGAATCATCTAAGAAACATATCTGTTTACAATGTCCAGCTTGGATGAACGGTTTGGAGGTTTGTTCTGTCGAAGTAGATATTGGGCGAGCTTGCTTGATTTTATCTGTTGGAGTTGCTACAAGGTACATCTATGCTACCTATAATAAAAATGCAGCAACAACACAGGAGGCAGAAGCCTGGGAAGCTGCAAAAAAGGCGTGTGGAGGGTTGCATTTTCTTGCTATTCAAGAGAGTTTAGATTCAGAAGATTGTGTTGGGTTTTGGCTTCTGCTAGACTTACCCCCATCACCAGTCTAGTTGAAGATAATTATATGATCTTTGATGTATCGATAGTATGGTTACTGGAATCTGATTTTGATTGTAGTTGAATTTTTCCTTGCCAAGACCTTGTATATGTTCTCAACTGCCGTTCCAGAACTCTAAAATATGGTCACAGGCTTAGAATGTTCACTGTTACGTGAGTCGACGCTCTTCAAATGGTAAGGGGGCGGGTTTCATGGGGCATCCCAGCTGGACCAGCAAACATCTCCTGGCGTAGACCCAACCTGAGGCACATTGATGCAGGCTAAGACCGTGAGGGACCGGGGATTCGATTACAGGTCAGGGTGAGTGCAGATACGAAAGGGTGATCTTGTTTGGGATTGCGGATAGGTTGGATTATGAATCCCTAAAAATAAGACAAACtctatgaagactgctagagcTAATCTGGTAGGAGGATCCCAACAGGACTCATATACAAAAAAGATTAAGATTTATTACTAAAATATGCAAGAAAACAAGATAACTAACTAGCAAAGCAAGAAAACAAAGAAGTATAAGCAAGCTAAACTAGGATAATTAGGTAGCAAC
Coding sequences within:
- the LOC103698183 gene encoding protein TAB2 homolog, chloroplastic, whose protein sequence is MATLGFNSPGIRNPVAPIISRALVSLSKTLSIPPSTFPSSKARAYRHRHRRRPLNPRPNSISESSVSPPASSKEEEEESGLEEEEEVDPRVEVRYLDPGMEAGSIGEWQLDFCSRPILDERGKKVWELVVCDGTLSLQYTRFFPNNVINSVTLRDAIASISASLGVPLPQKIRFFRSQMQTIITKACNELGIKAVPSKRCLSLLLWLEERYETVYTRHPGFQQGSKPLLALDNPFPVELPENLFGDKWAFVQLPFSAVQEEVSSLETRYAFGASLDLDLLGLEIEDKTLVPGLAVASSRAKPLAAWMNGLEVCSVEVDIGRACLILSVGVATRYIYATYNKNAATTQEAEAWEAAKKACGGLHFLAIQESLDSEDCVGFWLLLDLPPSPV